The window GCGCCGGTGTGAACGTGTACGTCATCGACACCGGCGTGCGCATCAGCCACACCCAGATCAGCGGCCGGGCCACCAACGGCTACGACGCCGTCGAGGGTGACACCGTGGCGCAGGACGGCAACGGCCACGGCACCCATGTGGCGACCACGATCGCGGGTTCCACCTACGGCGTCGCCAAGAAGGCGAACATCATCGCGGTGCGCGTGCTCAACAACTCCGGCTCCGGCACCACCGCGGGCGTCATAGCCGGCATCGACTGGGTCACGGCCAACCACACCGGTCCCTCGGTCGCCAACATGTCGCTGGGCGGCGGCGCCTCCACGACCCTGGACGCGGCCGTCTCCCGTTCCATCGCGAGCGGCGTGACCTACGCCATCGCGGCGGGCAACAGCAACGCCAACGCCTCCTCGTACTCCCCCGCCCGGGTCGCCGCCGCGATCACGGTCGGCGCCACCACCAGCACCGACGCCCGCGCCAGCTACTCCAACTACGGCTCGGTCGTGGACATCTTCGCCCCCGGCTCCTCCATCACGGCGGGCTGGTACACCAGCGACACCGCGACCAACACCATCTCCGGCACGTCCATGGCGACCCCGCATGTCGCGGGCGCCGCGGCGGTCTACCTCGCGGGCCACACCTCCTCCACCCCGGCGCAGGTCGCCTCGGCCCTGACCAGCGGCGCCACCACCGGCGTGGTCACCAGCCCGGGCACCGGCTCCCCGAACCGGCTCCTGCGGCTCGTCTCGTAACGCCTGAAGCCCGTCCGTAACCCCTGAACCACGGTTCCCCGGAGGTGCCCCACCGCCTCCGGGGAACAGTCGTCTGTGCGCCCTCGCCGTCTTGACGGCCACCTCGGGACTGCGCCACATTGAAGCCCGGCATCCGGCGCTTCGGGGGGCAAAGTCGCCAATGCAGACGTTAAGGCTGAAGACATCTTCAACGGACGGCACCCAGCGCGCGGGACCGGGGGACCTGGCGCCGCTGCTGGCGGGCGCCGCGACGGCCGTGGGGGCGGCCGGAGCGCTGCTCGCGCTCGCCGACAGCGACTCACCGCTGCGCGGCCCGCTCACGCTGTTCTTCCTGCTCGCGGCACCGGCCGCGGCCATCGCCGCCGCCCTGCGCGGCCTTGAACCCTTCGGCCGCACCCTCGCCTCGCTGGCGGGCGCGGTCGTCGTCAACATGCTGGTGGCCCAGGGGATGCTGGCCCTGCACAGCTGGTCGGCCACCGGCGGCATCGTGGCCGTGACCGCGCTCAGCTCCCTGATCTTCCTGCTGGTTCTGGTACGGCGGCTGCGCGGCCGTACGGAAAGAAGGCGGAATCCCTGACGTGGACATCAGCGTGTACCGTCCCGGCGAGCTGACCGCCGCCGACCGGACGGCGTGGACGGCGATGCAGTCCAAGGCCCATCTGCACGGGTCGCCCG of the Streptomyces sp. NBC_00287 genome contains:
- a CDS encoding S8 family peptidase, with translation MAQLRSKRTRFAALTGLATAALLGGLTALPAEAAPAQGKVLAAGSPTAVKGSYIVTLKESAGLKASSTAGKDLIKEYGGTVKKTFSTALNGYTATLSATEAARLAADPAVAVVEQNQRVQATATQSSAPWGLDRIDQAALPLSGTYTYPDTAGAGVNVYVIDTGVRISHTQISGRATNGYDAVEGDTVAQDGNGHGTHVATTIAGSTYGVAKKANIIAVRVLNNSGSGTTAGVIAGIDWVTANHTGPSVANMSLGGGASTTLDAAVSRSIASGVTYAIAAGNSNANASSYSPARVAAAITVGATTSTDARASYSNYGSVVDIFAPGSSITAGWYTSDTATNTISGTSMATPHVAGAAAVYLAGHTSSTPAQVASALTSGATTGVVTSPGTGSPNRLLRLVS